Sequence from the Streptomyces sp. NBC_00358 genome:
GCGCAGCTGGTCCCCGAGGAAGCCCACCCCGCAGGCGATGCCGGCCAGCGGCTGGGCGGCGGTGAGCGCGGGCAGCGACATCCTCAGCGGTGCCGTCTCGAAGGCGCTCTGGACCAGGATCAGCCCGGTCACGCCGAGGGTGATCACCGCGTACGGCTGCCAGCCGGTGATCAGCTCGGTCCAGCCGCCGGCGCTGAACCGCTGGCCGCTGACCCGGGTGAGCGCGTCCTGAAGGCCGTACAGCAGCCCCGCGGCGGTGGCGAGCAGCACCGGCCCCGCGCTCAGCCGGGACCGCTTGGCGTAGGTGGTGAGCAGCAGGGCGAGCCCGACCACGATCCCGATGATCAGCCAGTGCCGCAGCGGGTCGCTGACGGCGTCGCCGCCCTGCGGCTGCCCGGCCACGATGAACGCGGAGACACCGCCCGCGAGCAGCAGGAGCCCGGCCCAGCCCTGCTTGCCGAGCGGCTGCTTGGTCTGGTGGCGGGAGAGCGCGAGGGCGAAGAGCAGGTTGGTGGCGAGGAGCGGTTCCACCAGCGAGACCTCGCCGTTGCCCAGCGCGATCGCGCCGAGGACCATGCCGCACACCATGAGTCCGATACCGCCCAGCCAGCGCGGGACCCGGATGAGGTCGAGCAGCAGGCGGGGGGAGAGGAAGTCGCTGAGCGGGGCGTGCGAGGCCGCGTTCTGCTGGAGCACGAAGCCGAAGCCCAGACAGCAGGCCGCGCTCACGGCGAGGACCAGAACCAGTACCGACACGCTGGGTACCTCGATACATCGGGAGTCGGGGCGGGCCAGTGGTGCGTATCCCGCCGACTGTAGTGCCATGGGCCGGGGGCCTGCCCCCGGGAGTACCGAGAACCAGGCAGTTGACTCGGTCACCTTCCTTGCCGAAGGATCTGACCGATCAGTAACAAGTGCCGGTCGGCCGTGCGTACGGTCGACCACCACCAATGTCTCACCAACCAGCACGCTGTCGATCGGTTCGTGACAAATGTCATCAAAGCGCCCTTTTTGGCACCGACCCGATCCGACCAGTCGGAATGTCGAGAGGACGGGCCCATGGCCTACGACGCAGATGTGATCGTCATCGGAGCGGGCCTCGCGGGGCTCGCGGCGACCGCGGAGCTCGTCGACGCGGGCCGCAAGGTGATCCTCCTGGACCAGGAGCCCGAGCAGTCGATCGGCGGCCAGGCGCACTGGTCCTTCGGCGGACTCTTCTTCGTCGACTCGCCCGAACAGCGCCGCATGCGGATCAAGGACAATCACGCGCTCGCCCTCCAGGACTGGATGGGCACCGCGGGCTTCGACCGCCCCGAGGACCACTGGCCGCGCCAGTGGGCCGAGGCGTACGTCGACTTCGCGGCCGGCGAGAAGCGGCCCTGGCTGCACCGGCAGGGTGTGCGCTTCTTCCCGGTGGTGGGCTGGGCCGAGCGCGGCGGCTACGACGCCAACGGGCACGGCAACTCGGTGCCGCGCTTCCACATCACCTGGGGGACCGGCCCCGGTCTCGTCGCGCCCTTCGAGCGGCGGGTGCGGGAGGGGGTCGCCCGCGGCCTGGTCGAGCTGAGGTTCCGGCACCGGGTCACCGGCCTGTCCGGCAGCGCGGGCTCCGTCGACACCGTCACCGGCGAGGTGCTGGAGCCGTCCGCCATCGAGCGCGGCCAGGCCAGCAGCCGTACGGTCACCGGCGCCTTCGAGCTCAGGGCCCAGGCGGTGATCGTCACCTCCGGCGGCATCGGCGGCAACCACGACCTCGTGCGCGCCAACTGGCCCGAGCGGCTCGGCACCCCGCCCGAGCGGATGATCTCCGGAGTCCCCGCCCACGTCGACGGCGCGATGCTCGGGATCGCCGAGGAGGCCGGCGCCCGTCTCATCAACCGCGACCGCATGTGGCACTACACCGAGGGCATCCAGAACTGGAACCCCATCTGGGACAAGCACGGCATCCGCATCCTGCCGGGCCCCTCCAGCCTCTGGCTGGACGCGCGCGGCAACCGGCTTCCGGTGCCGCTCTTCCCGGGCTTCGACACCCTCGGCACCCTCGAACACATCATGCGGACCGGATACGACTACACCTGGTTCGTCCTCGACCAGAAGATCATCGGCAAGGAGTTCGCGCTCTCCGGTTCGGAGCAGAACCCCGATCTGACCGGCAAGTCGATCAAGGGCGTCATCGGACGGGCCCGCGCCGATGTGCCCGGTCCGGTCAAGGCGTTCATGGACAACGGCGTCGACTTCGTCGTGGAGAACGACCTCGCCGCGCTGGTGCGCGGGATGAACGCGCTCACCGAGAAGCCGCTCATCGACGAGGCGGCGCTGCGCCACGAGATCGTCGCGCGCGACCGGGAGATCGCCAACCCCTTCACCAAGGATCTCCAGGTCATGTCGATCCGCGGAGCCCGCAACTACCTCGGCGACAAGCTCATCCGCACGGCGACCCCGCACCGCATCCTCGACCCCAAGGCCGGTCCGCTGATCGCGGTGCGCCTCAACATCCTGACCCGCAAGACCCTCGGCGGTCTGGAGACCGACCTCTCCTCGCGGGTGCTGACGGAGGGCGGCGAGCCGCTGGCGGGTCTCTACGCGGCCGGTGAGGCCGCCGGGTTCGGCGGCGGCGGAGTCCATGGGTACCGGTCCCTGGAGGGCACTTTCCTCGGGGGCTGCCTCTTCTCCGGCCGCACGGCCGGCCGTGCGGCCGCCGAGGCGGTGAGCTGACCGAACCGGGGCGGCCGTTCGTGCCGTGGTCCGGGGCGGCTGTTCAAGCCACCGGACCACGGCGGCCGTACGACACGTCCGAACAGGGCGGCTGTTCGTGCTGGAGAGACAAGCGGGCTGTTCAAGTCGCCGGTAAAGGGCGGTCGTTCGGGACAATGTGCGTGATGTGCAGCCAACTGCGGCGCAAGTAAAGGCAGTTGACACGTGTAGTGATTTGGCCGGAGCTTGACTTGAACCCGTGGCTCCGGGTTTGCTGTGCGTGATCACCCTTTGACGAACCGCGCATGTGAGGTTGAGCAGCGGTGTCACCACCCCCACCTCCCCTGGGCCGCGGTCGCAAGCGGACGTCCCAGGCCTTCGACGCCGCCCTCGACGACGCCGAACTCGCCGCCGCACGCACCTCGTTGAACCAGGGGCGGTGGACGGACGTCCGCTCACTGCTCGCCGCGACCGGCGAGGACTGGGACCGTCGCGGGCACCGCGTCACCGTGCTCGCGCAGGAGTCCGCGACGCTCGCCTGGGCCCGCGACTGGCAGCTCGCCGAACCGGAGTCCCCCGACGCGGCCGTACTCCTCGGCTGCGCCACCGTGGAGCGTGCCCTGCACGGCAAGGAACGCCCGGAGAGTGCCCGCGAGGCCTGCCACCGGGCCGCGGCCCTCGCCCCCGGCGACCCGACCCCCTGGCTCGGCCTGCTCGTCCTGGAGCGCGCACTCGGCGCCGAGGACGAGATGGTCCGGCTCTTCGACGAGGTGCGCCACCGGCACGCCGTCCACCACCACGCGCACCATCTGATGGTCGCCCGGCTCGCGGAGCGGCGTGCCGCCGCGGGCCAGGACCCCTTGCACGAGGTGTACGACTTCGCCAACTGGGCGGCCGAACAGGCGCCCGCCGACTCGCCGCTCGCGATCCTCCCGGTCGTCGCGCACGCCGAGCGCTTCCGGGTGCTCGCCGGGGCCGGGATCGAGGCCGCCGACCCGGTGGCCTCCGGACACTGGGCCGGGCGCCGGGCCCGCCAGGTGCTGAAGGCCGCCTTCGACTGGTGGCTGGAGTGGGAGCACGGCACCCATCCGCGCCGGCTCGTCGACCTCAACTTCCTTGCCCACGCCAAGATCTGCGAGGGCCGGGACGGCGAGGCCGCCGCCCTGTTCCACCGCATCGCGGAGCACGCCACCCCGGCTCCGTGGTCGTACCCGGACCGCGATGGGTACCAAGCCTTCCGTGCCGCGCGCGACAGCGTGCTCGGCACGGTGTGAACGCCCCCCCCGAAGACCGACATCCGAAAGGACGACCCCGCGATGACGACGGGCAGTTCGAGCACACCGAGTACGTCGAGCACGGGAAGACCGGACGCCGACGGCGCCGGCATCAGCACCTTCAAGGGCCAGGACAGGGCCCTGCGCGCCGGCCGGCTGGGTACGGCGGGTCTGCTCCTGTCCGTCCTCGCGGCGACCGCCCCGCTCATGGTGGTCGCGGGTGTCATGCCCACCACATTCGCGGTGATGGGAATCGTCGGGCAGCCGCTTCTCTTCGTCATCCTCGGCATCGTCCTCGTGCTCTTCAGCATCGGATACGCCGAGATGAGCCGGCACGTCCACAACGCGGGCGCCTTCTACGCGTACATCTCGCGCGGACTCGGCGGCACCCCGGGCGCGGGCGCCGCCGCGGTCGCCCTCGTCGCCTACAGCGCGCTCCAGGTCGGCATCTACGGACTCTTCGGCTTCGAGGTCTCCGGGCTGTTCGCCACCTACCTCGATACCCAAGTCGCCTGGTGGATACCGGCGTTGGCCGCTGTGCTCGTCGTCGGCGCACTGGCCTGGCTGAAGATCGACGTCAACGCCTGGGTACTCGGCGTGCTGCTGATCATCGAGGTGGCCCTCGTCGTCGTCTTCGACGTGGCGGCCGTCGGCGATCCCGCCAAGGCGGGCCTGTCGCTGCACGCCTTCAACCCGGACACCCTCACCGGGGCGGGCGTCGGCACCGCGCTGTGCTTCTGCATCGCGGCCTTCACCGGCTTCGAACAGGCCCCGGTGTACGCCGAGGAGACCAGCCGCCCGCACATCCTCGTGCCGCGCGTCATGTTCCTCGCGATCGGATTCGTCGCCGTCTTCTTCGCGGTCAGCTCCTGGGCGCTGACCATCGCCACCGGCCCCTCGGCGATCGTCGGGACGTCCCAGAAGCAGAGCGCCGGGCTGCTGTTCTTCCTCACCGAGTCACGGCTCGGCTCCACCTTCACGGACGTCCTGCACGTGCTGTTCGTGACCGGCATGTTCGCGGCGCTGCTCAGCTTCCACAACGTCGTCGCGCGGTACGCCTTCGCCATGGGCCGTGAGGGACTGCTGCCCAGCGCCTTCGGCCGCACCACCGAGTCCAGCGGCGCTCCCGGCACCGGCTCGCTCCTGCACACCGTCGTCTCGCTGATCGTGGTCGGCGGCTTCGCCCTGGCCGACGACAAGCCGACCGGCGACCCGACCGCGCCCGTGCTCCAGTTGTTCACCTGGGGCGGCAACGTCGGAGCGCTCGGCGTCACCCTCCTCATGGCGGCCGCCTCGCTCTCGGTCATCGTGTTCTTCGTCCGCCGCGGCGCGGCCCGCGCCCAGTCCTGGCGGCTGGTCACCTCCGCGATCGCGGGCGTCGCCCTGCTCGTCATCGCGGTCTACACCGTCAAGGACTTCGACGTTCTCGTCGGCGCGGGTCCGGACTCCGTCCTGAACGTGCTGCTGCCCGCGGTCATCGGGCTCGCGCTGGTCGTCGGACTGGTCCAGGGTCTGGTGCTGCGCTCCCGCAAGCCCGAGGCGCACGCCAGGATCGGCCTCGGCAACGAGGCGTTCCAGTTGGACAAGGCGGCCGAGTCCACCTCCTGATGAGGCCCGGCCGTCCTCTTCGGGGCCGATGTTCCCGGACCGTACGTAAGAAGAGATGACGGAACGCTGACGAGCACCCGCCACCGCTGGCTTTTTGGTGGTCGCGGGTGCTCGAATCAAGGGGTGAACACTGAAAGGCCCGGGGCCTCGGACCCGGAGCGACCGAGGTCGCGGAAACCGGAGGGCCCGGAGCGGCCCGACTCTCGCGAGCCGGAACGGCCCGAACCGCGGGCTCCCGAAGAAGAAGACGAGCACGAAGCGCGCGAAGAGCACGGTGCGCACCAAGAACACCAAGAACACCAAGAACACCAAGAGCACGAAGAACACTGGGAACCCGGCGAGCGCGGCAGGCCCGTCGGCCGGCGGGTGCTGCTCGGTACGCTCGGACTCGGCGCGCTCGGCGTCCTGACCGCGCCCACACTCCAGCGCGGCATGGACGCCTTCCTCGCCGGCGCCTCCCAGCGGGACCCCACCGGTCTGACCGGACTGCTGCCCAACGGCGGTGGCTTCCGCTACTACTCCGTGGCCGCCTCCGTCCCCCACCGGAACGAGACGAACTACCGTCTCACCGTCGACGGCCTGGTCGACCACCCCACCAGCTACACCCTCGCCGACCTGCGCGCCCTGCCCCAGACCCGCCTGGTGCACGACGTCCAGTGCGTCACCGGCTGGCGGGTGCCCGGCACCCCCTTCGAAGGCGTACAACTGTCCCACCTCCTCGACGCCGCCGGGGTGCACCACTCGGCCGGGGCGATCCGCTTCACCTGCTTCGACGGCACGTACACGGAGAGCCTGACCATGCGCCAGGCCCGCCGCCCGGACGTCCTGGTGGCCCTGCGCATGCAGGACAAGCCCGTCGGCCACAACCACGGCGGCCCGGTCCGCCTGTACGTGGCCCCGATGTACTTCTACAAATCCGCCAAGTGGCTCTCCGGCATCACCGTCACCAAGGACGTCCGTCCCGGGTACTGGGAGGACCGGGGCTACGACGTCGACGCCTGGGTCGGCCGTTCGAACGGACGCGACGATGAACCCACGAGTTGACGGCCCCCCGGCCGTATCCGCGCACTCCTCCCGCGTACGGCGTTTCACCCCGGCCGAGCGCTGGGTGCACCGGGTCACCGCCCTGCTGATGGGCGTGTGCGTGGCCACCGCCGCCTGCCTCTACATCCCCCAGTTCGCCGAACTCGTCGGCCGCCGCGAACTCGTCGTCCGCGTCCACGAGTTGGCGGGCGTGATGCTTCCGTTCCCGGTCCTGGCGGGCCTGGTCTCCCGGGCGTTCCGCCGTGACCTGGGGTTCCTGAACCGCTTCGGCCCGCACGACCGGGTGTGGCTGCGGGCGGTGCGCCGCCGCGACAAGGACCACCGGTCCCGTCCGGCCGGCAAGTTCAACGCCGGACAGAAGATCTACGCCGCCTGGATCGCCGGGGCCACGCTGGTGATGCTGGGCACGGGCCTGCTGATGTGGTTCACCCACCTCGCCCCGCTGGTGTGGCGCACCTCGGCGACCTTCGTCCACGACTGGCTGGCCCTCACCGTCGGCATCGTCCTCGCGGGCCACATCGGCATGGCGCTCGGCGACCCGGAGGCCCGGAGGGGGCTGCGCACGGGATCGGTGAGCCGCGACTGGGCCGACCGGGAACATCCTTTGTGGCGGCCGTGAGCGGGGACTGAGACGACGGCCGGGCCGCGGGGAGGACCGAATCAGGTCCTCCCCGCGGCCCGGTCCCGTCCGGACAGGCTCCCGACGCCCGCGCGGGGGCGCTGGACAGGGGGTGCTAGGGCGTGTTTCGAAAGTCCCGTCTGGCTCGCGACGCCTGGCACGGCACCTCGCCGCGTTGTCGGGATCGCCCGAGTACGCCCAGTACGCGGACGACCCTCCGCCTTGCGATGCACCGCACCAGACGCCGCGAGCCCCGCCCTCCGGGCGGACGACGCTACTTTCGAAACACGCCCTAGATGACGAGGGACAGCAGCAGCACCAGCGCTCCGCCCACCACCGAGATGATCGTCTCCATGACGGACCAGGTCTTCACGGTCTGGCCGACGTCCAGCCCGAAGTACTCCTTCACCAGCCAGAAGCCGGCGTCGTTGACATGGCTGAAGAAGAGCGAGCCCGCGCCGATCGCGAGGACGAGCAGCGAGGTGTGGGTGGTCGACATCCCGGTCGCGAGGGGCGCGACCAGCCCGGCCGCCGAGATGGTGGCCACGGTCGCCGAGCCGGTCGCCAGACGGATGGCGACCGCGATCAGCCAGGCCAGCAGCAGCGCGGGTACCGACCAGTCCTGGGAGATGTCCAGGATCATCCGGCCCACGCCGGAGTCGATCAGCGTCTGCTTGAAACCGCCGCCCGCGCCGACGATCAGCAGGATGCCGGCGATGGGAGCGAGGGACTTCTCGACGGTCTTCGAGATGCGGTCCTTGGTGAAGCCGGCCGCGCGGCCGAGGGTGAACATGCCCACGATCACGGCCGCGAGCAGGGCGATCAGCGGCGCGCCGACGACATCGAAGACACGCTGAGTCGTGTCCGCCGGGTCGTCGACGACGATGTCCACCAGCGCCTTGGCCAGCATCAGCACCACCGGCAGCAGCATGGTGGCGAGGGTGGCGCCGAAGCTCGGGCGCTTCTCCAGATCCTCCGAGGCGCGCTGCGGGATCATGCCGTCGGGGGCCTGGACGTCGACCCAGCGGGCCGCGTACCGCGAGAACACCGGACCGGCGATGATCACCGTCGGGATCGCCACCAGGACACCGAGCGCGAGGGTGACGCCGAGGTTCGCCTTGACCGCGTCGATCGCGACCAGCGGGCCGGGGTGCGGCGGGATCAGCCCGTGCATCACGGACAGGCCCGCGAGCGCCGGGATACCGATGCGCATCAGCGAGTAGTTGCCGCGCCTGGCGACCATCAGGACCACCGGGATCAGCAGCACGATGCCGACCTCGAAGAACAGCGGCAGACCGATCACCGAGGCGATCAGCACCATGGCCCAGGGCAGGGCACGTCCGCCCGCCTTGGCGAGGATCGTGTCGACGATCCGGTCGGCACCGCCCGAGTCGGCGAGGAGCTTGCCGAGGATCGCGCCGAGGGCGATCAGGACACCCACACCGGCCACGGTCGAGCCGAGTCCGGTGGTGAAGCTGACGATGGTCTTGTCGAGCGGGGCCCCGGCGAACGCGCCGAGGGCCAGTGAGCCGATGGTCAGGGCCAGGAAGGCGTGCAGCTTGAACCTGGTGATGAGCAGGACGATGACGGCTATGCCCGCCAGCACGGCTATGCCCAGTTGAGCGTGGCCCGCCGAGGTGATCGGCTCGACGGTGTCCGCTGCCAGCATCTCGACACTGAGTCTGGTCACGGTTGTTCCTTGCTTGAGAAACGGACGCGGGGAGGGTGGTGCGTGAAGGAGGGCCTTCCGGACAGCCTTCGGGAGGCCCTGCGAAGGAAGGCACGGGAAGGCACCCGGAAGGCGCGGGAAGGCAGGGGAAGGCGTGGGGGAGAGACACCGGCGGGACGAACACCCCCGCCGCGCGGGGTGGTTCGGCACCGGGAAGGACGGGTGACACCGCGTGGGAGGGCGTCACCGCGAGAGTGGCGGCTGCGGCGGCGGTTACCGTCCGGGCGGCGTCAGGGCGCCGAGCGCGGCCACGGCCCGCTCGGTGATCTCGGCGGGGTCGCCGGACACGTCGACCCGGACCCCCGCCTCGTCCGCCGCCAGCGGCTGGAGCGTGGCGAACTGCGAGTCCAGGAGCGCCGTGGGCATGAAGTGCCCCGTGCGGTGCGCCATCCGGTCCTCGATGAGCGCGCGGTCACCGGTGAGGTGGACGAAGACCACCCCGGGCGCCGCCGCCCGCAGCCGGTCCCGGTAACCGCGCTTCAGCGCCGAGCTGCTGACCACACCGCCGAGCCCGGCCCGGTCGTGCGCCCAGTGCCCGATGGCGTCCAGCCAGGGCCACCGGTCCTCGTCGGTCAGCGGCGTCCCGGCCGTCATCTTGTCGATGTTGGCCCGCGGGTGGAAGTCGTCGCCCTCGGCGTACGGAACGCCGAGCCGGGCGGCGAGCAGGGGACCGATGGTGGTCTTTCCGGTGCCTGCGACGCCCATGACCACGACGACATGGGGGGTGGGACTGTGCTGCATCGCGCTCTCGCTGTCTTCGTCGACATCTGATCTCGACGCCACTGAAACGTATTAGGTACGACTAATTCAAGAGTGTGTGACATATAAGTCTGACTTTTTGTTCTCGCCGTCACCCTCGTACCCTGGCCCCATGACCACACGGGGCCGGGGGCTGCACGGACACGTACTGGAAACCCTCGGGCCGGCGATCACGGCGGGCGACTACCCGCCGGGGAGCGTGCTGCGCACCGACGAACTCGCGCAGCGCTTCGAGGTGTCCCGCTCCGTGATGCGCGAGGCGGTCCGGGTGCTGGAGTCCATGTACCTGGTCGAGTCGCGTCGGCGCGTCGGCGTGACGGTCCGCCCGAAGTCCGAGTGGAACGTCTACGACCCGCAGGTCATCCGCTGGCGGCTGGCCGGCGCCGACCGTCCCCACCAGCTGCGTTCGCTCACGGTCCTGCGCTCGGCGATCGAACCCGTCGCCGCGGGACTGGCCGCCCGGCACGCCACCGCCGAGCAGTGCGCGGAGCTCACCGAGTGCGCGCTCGGCATGGTCGCCACCTCACGCGGGCAGCAACTGGAGGCGTATCTCGTCCACGACGTCGCCTTCCACCGGGTCATCCTCAACGCGTCGGGCAACGAGATGTTCGCCCGCCTCGGTGACGTCGTCGCGGAGGTACTGTCCGGCCGGACCCATCACGAGGTCATGTTCGAGGACCCGGACCCGGCCGCCGTCACCCTGCACGTGCAGCTCGCCGCGGCCGTCCGTGAGGGCGACGGGCCCCGCGCCGAACGCCTCACCCGCGAGATCACGGTCGGCGCGCTCCAGGAACTGGACGTCCTGGCACCCTGACGGCCGCCGCGCCCGGCCGTCAGTCGAGGAACTCCCCGTCCACGTACACCCAGGCGCCGTCCACCCGCTCGAACCGGCTCCGCTCGTGCAGCGAGCCGCCCCGGTAGGAGGCCCGGAAGGTCACGGTCCCGGCGCTGTGGAACGCCGAACCCTGGCCCGAACCGAGGATCTCCAGGCCGGTCCACCGCATCCCGGGGTCGAACTCCACCAGGGCCGGCCGCGTCCGCGGATGCCAGGTCCGCAGCAGATACCCCTCGTCCTCCTTCACGAAGGCGCAGTACCGCGACCGCATGAGCGCCTCCGCGGTCGGCGCCGCGGCCGCGCCGCGGTGGAAGCGCCCGCAGCAGCGGACGTACGGCTGGGCGAGCCCGCAAGGGCAGGAAGGGCTGGTCATCCCGTCATTCTCCCCGGACCCGGGCCGGGTCCGCGCTCGGCGCCGGATAGGTGGGCGGGTAGGCGGGCCGGGCGGGCAACTGCGGGGCCGCCTCCGGCAGCGGCGGCAGCGCCGTCCTGTGCAGCCACGCATCGAAGAGGTCGTCCAGAGGCTCGGCCGCGTAGCGCGAGACGTGCGAGGTGAAGACGGCCGTGGTGACCGCGCCGCCCCGGTGCAGGGTCGCCCAGCCGCGCAGCATGCGGAAGAAGGCCTCGTCGCCCAACGCGCAGCGGATCGCGTGCACGGTGAGCCCGCCGCGCTCGTAGAGCCGGTCGTCGAACATCAGCTTGCGGCCGGGGTCGGACAGCAGCAGGTCCTGCGGCAGCGCGGACAGCTTCCGGTGCGCGACGGCGGCCAGCTGACGTGCCGGGCGCCCGCCCGAGCGTTCCGACCACAGCCACTCGGCGTACTTCGCGAGCCCCTCGTTCAGCCAGATGTGCCGCCAGTCCGCGATCGTCACGCTGTTGCCGAACCACTGGTGCGCCAGCTCGTGCGCGATCAGCCGCTCCGAACCCCGCGATCCGTCCAGATGGTTTGCGCCGAACAGCGACAGACCCTGCGCCTCGACCGGGACGTCGAGCTCCTCCTCGGTCACCACCACCGCGTACTCGCCGAACGGGTACGGCCCGAAGACGCTCTCGAACAGCTCCATCATCGCGGGCTGCCGGGCGAAGTCCCGGGAGAACTCCGGGAGCAGTTGCGCGGGCAGATGCCCGGACTGCGGTACGCCCCCGAGGCCCGGGTCGCCGAGCAGCACCGTCTGGTACTTCCCGATCGACAGGCCCACCAGATAGCTGGAGGTCGGCGCCGACTGCTCGTACACCCAGGTGGTCGTCGACGCCTTCGTCGTCCGTGTCAGCAGACGGCCGCCCGCCACCACCGCGTACGCGGAGGGCGTGGTGACCGAGATCTGGTACGCGGCCTTGTCGGCCGGCCGGTCGTTGCACGGGTACCAGGACGGCGAGCCGACCGGCTGGCTCGCCACCAGCGCCCCGTCCTCCAGCTCCTCCCAGCCGATCCCGCCCCAGGGGCTGCCGACCGGCTTGGGATTGCCCGACCAGTGCACCTCGACGGTGAAGGCGGCACCCGGTCGTATCGGTTTCGGCGGACGCATCCGCAGCCTGCCGCCCCGGTGCGTGTAGTGCGGTGCCTTGCCGTCGACACGGACCCGGCCGATCCGGAAGTCGGCCAGGTTCAGCTGGAACTCGGTCAGCGGGGAGCGGCCCGCTATGGCGTTGATCCGCGCGGTGCCGGAGAGCCGGTTCGGGCCGGGGCGGTAGTCCAGCGCCAGCTCGTACCGGTGCACCCGGTAACGGGAATCTCCGTTGGCCGGGAAATAGGGGTCCGGTCCCGCTGACTGCTGAACGCTCACTGCTGCGACTGCTCCCTGCCCTGTGCTCGACGTGCCGCTGTACCGCCCTTCCCGTCCGATCAGGTCAAGTCTGCTACGAACGCCAGGCCTCGATCGGATTGCCCAGCCAGCGGGTGTCGTCGGGAACGGACTCCGCCGCCATCACCAGCGACGCGGGACCCAGGGTGGAACGGGCCCCGACGGTGCTGCCGGGCAGGACGATTCCGCCCGGACCCAGGGTGGCGCCCTCACGGAGGACCACAGTATCCGTCCGCAAGATCCGGTCGTGGAAGAGGTGGGTCTGCAGCACACAGCCCCGGTTGACCGTCGTCGCGTCCCCGAGTGTCACGAGGTCGGTCTCCGGCAGCCAGTAGCTCTCGATCCACGCGCCCTTGCCGATCCTGGCTCCCAGCCCCCGCAGCCACGCGGTCATCAGCGGCGTACCGGGCACGGAACCCGCCAGCCACGGCACGGCGACGACCTCCACGAACGTGTCGGCCAGCTCGTTGCGCCACACGAAACCGCTCCACAGCGGATGCTCACCGGCACGGTGCCGGCCGACCAGCAGCCACTTCGCCACGATCGAGACCAGGCACCCCAGCACACCCACGGCGAGCAGCACGGCCCCGGAGAACGCCCACGCCCACGGCCCCAGCGCGCAGAGCGCGGCGACCGTCAGCACGGCCAGCGCCGCCGAGCAGAACACCGGCACCAGCCGGCACAGCTCGACCAGACCGCGGGCCCACAACAGCCGGGCGGGCGGATCGTACGTACGGCTCTGGTCGCCGCCCTGCGCCGCGCGCGGCAGCTTCATCGGCGGCAGCCCCAGATACGAGCTGCCCTTCTTCGCCTTCTTCGGCGTCGCCGACAGCACACCGACCAGACCACCGTCCGGCACGCTGCGGCCCGGAGCCGTCATCCCCGAGTTGCCGAGGAACGCCCGGCGGCCGATCTCGGCCCGCCCGATGCGCATCCAGCCGCCACCGAGCTCGTACGGCGCGGTCAGGGTGTCGTCGGCGAGGAACGCGCCCTCGCCGACCGTCGTCAGACTCGGCAGCGCGAGCACGGTCGACACCTCGGCGCCCCGGCCGATCCGCATCCCGAGGAGCCGCAGCCACACCGGCGTGATCAGCCCGGCGTACAGCGGGAACAGCGTCTCCCGGGAGCGGTCCATCAACTGGGTGACCGTCCAGGCCTGCCAGCCGATCCGGCTGTGCGTCGGATGCGTGCCCTCGTGCAGCCCGAGGCTCAGCAGCCGTACGGAGGCCAGGAGCAGCACCGCGTACGCCAGACCGAACGCGAGCGTCGCCGGCACCAGGGCGATCCCGGCACCGCGCAGCGCCGTCCCGAGCCCGGCGTCCGCGCCGACGAACACCCGGGCCACCAGCAGCGCCGCGACCGCGGCCAGCACCGGCAGCGCGCTCAGCGCGAACCCGGTCGCGCCGTACATCGCCCGCCAGTACGTGCCGCG
This genomic interval carries:
- a CDS encoding GntP family permease; its protein translation is MTRLSVEMLAADTVEPITSAGHAQLGIAVLAGIAVIVLLITRFKLHAFLALTIGSLALGAFAGAPLDKTIVSFTTGLGSTVAGVGVLIALGAILGKLLADSGGADRIVDTILAKAGGRALPWAMVLIASVIGLPLFFEVGIVLLIPVVLMVARRGNYSLMRIGIPALAGLSVMHGLIPPHPGPLVAIDAVKANLGVTLALGVLVAIPTVIIAGPVFSRYAARWVDVQAPDGMIPQRASEDLEKRPSFGATLATMLLPVVLMLAKALVDIVVDDPADTTQRVFDVVGAPLIALLAAVIVGMFTLGRAAGFTKDRISKTVEKSLAPIAGILLIVGAGGGFKQTLIDSGVGRMILDISQDWSVPALLLAWLIAVAIRLATGSATVATISAAGLVAPLATGMSTTHTSLLVLAIGAGSLFFSHVNDAGFWLVKEYFGLDVGQTVKTWSVMETIISVVGGALVLLLSLVI
- a CDS encoding M1 family metallopeptidase, giving the protein MSVQQSAGPDPYFPANGDSRYRVHRYELALDYRPGPNRLSGTARINAIAGRSPLTEFQLNLADFRIGRVRVDGKAPHYTHRGGRLRMRPPKPIRPGAAFTVEVHWSGNPKPVGSPWGGIGWEELEDGALVASQPVGSPSWYPCNDRPADKAAYQISVTTPSAYAVVAGGRLLTRTTKASTTTWVYEQSAPTSSYLVGLSIGKYQTVLLGDPGLGGVPQSGHLPAQLLPEFSRDFARQPAMMELFESVFGPYPFGEYAVVVTEEELDVPVEAQGLSLFGANHLDGSRGSERLIAHELAHQWFGNSVTIADWRHIWLNEGLAKYAEWLWSERSGGRPARQLAAVAHRKLSALPQDLLLSDPGRKLMFDDRLYERGGLTVHAIRCALGDEAFFRMLRGWATLHRGGAVTTAVFTSHVSRYAAEPLDDLFDAWLHRTALPPLPEAAPQLPARPAYPPTYPAPSADPARVRGE
- a CDS encoding YchJ family protein translates to MTSPSCPCGLAQPYVRCCGRFHRGAAAAPTAEALMRSRYCAFVKEDEGYLLRTWHPRTRPALVEFDPGMRWTGLEILGSGQGSAFHSAGTVTFRASYRGGSLHERSRFERVDGAWVYVDGEFLD
- a CDS encoding FadR/GntR family transcriptional regulator, whose translation is MTTRGRGLHGHVLETLGPAITAGDYPPGSVLRTDELAQRFEVSRSVMREAVRVLESMYLVESRRRVGVTVRPKSEWNVYDPQVIRWRLAGADRPHQLRSLTVLRSAIEPVAAGLAARHATAEQCAELTECALGMVATSRGQQLEAYLVHDVAFHRVILNASGNEMFARLGDVVAEVLSGRTHHEVMFEDPDPAAVTLHVQLAAAVREGDGPRAERLTREITVGALQELDVLAP
- a CDS encoding gluconokinase, which gives rise to MQHSPTPHVVVVMGVAGTGKTTIGPLLAARLGVPYAEGDDFHPRANIDKMTAGTPLTDEDRWPWLDAIGHWAHDRAGLGGVVSSSALKRGYRDRLRAAAPGVVFVHLTGDRALIEDRMAHRTGHFMPTALLDSQFATLQPLAADEAGVRVDVSGDPAEITERAVAALGALTPPGR